A part of Myxococcus landrumus genomic DNA contains:
- a CDS encoding imm11 family protein: protein MSHSSRYFSLMEDVQAGHWYLTDPLDATGQEVEDIWQFARGHAIRLSSRLTFPISEPGRRLDFCMAGAGATPIVHVKVANILAEMAPDDVQLIPVDVEGCPEQYVLLVVTKLIRCIDDQATEEVLYWKPEDERPDKLGQYRSVYGMRIDPTQVGDAQVFRTWGWDIAIIVSEAIKKALERAGITGARFEEV from the coding sequence ATGTCGCACAGCTCTCGTTACTTCAGCCTCATGGAGGACGTGCAGGCAGGTCACTGGTACCTGACCGACCCACTGGATGCGACGGGCCAGGAGGTCGAAGACATCTGGCAGTTCGCTCGGGGACACGCCATCCGGCTGAGCAGTCGCCTGACGTTCCCCATCAGCGAGCCTGGAAGACGGCTGGACTTCTGCATGGCAGGCGCCGGCGCGACCCCCATCGTCCACGTGAAGGTGGCCAACATCCTCGCCGAGATGGCCCCCGACGACGTGCAGCTCATCCCCGTCGATGTCGAAGGCTGCCCGGAGCAGTACGTCTTGCTCGTGGTCACCAAGCTCATCCGGTGCATCGACGACCAGGCCACGGAAGAGGTCCTGTACTGGAAGCCCGAGGATGAGCGCCCCGACAAGCTCGGCCAGTACCGCAGCGTCTACGGCATGCGAATCGACCCCACCCAGGTGGGCGACGCCCAGGTGTTCCGCACCTGGGGATGGGACATCGCCATCATCGTCTCGGAGGCCATCAAGAAGGCCCTCGAGCGCGCCGGAATCACAGGCGCCCGGTTCGAGGAGGTCTAG
- a CDS encoding ankyrin repeat domain-containing protein — protein MRPLFFRVLSSWVLVCVVLSSGSSAATTFVLRRETPFKPKVPVIDAARGGVVEQMRSLLGGSTAVNRTDDPTGDFPHMTPLMVASEKGHTQIVRMLLKAKADLHLRVPRHRSVWPPQGWSARCFARSALKPGPEKLLVQAGASGDEACLVEADFLAAVRKKDAKRALLLGGRAKGQIQQEVLRAALDLAREQQSLAMVRAVDAAGFNPRQPVHVSLRVAPGMDVSMRPGSSIIITIPSLIERAMEDYDEKAVLALVKAGHPPPGLVPLMKTWMDSVVLHLVKTGAHPDSREEGGDTPLITALQRQNPVLVDALLTAGADVNLLGKEGMTPLMAALRDYDSVEVSLVERLLDAKADINKATGDRTPLMEAASRCLPKVVALLLRRGARWDVLPDGGAGLYEEAVVSQVSCPERVTVQVIQALREGGVPLQHPDETHLDWLRVRARKSQMLASQLYAAGLRPEKAPPKPPPGASR, from the coding sequence ATGAGGCCCCTGTTCTTTCGAGTGCTGTCCTCGTGGGTGCTGGTCTGCGTCGTCTTGTCGAGCGGCTCCTCCGCCGCGACGACCTTCGTTCTCCGGCGTGAGACTCCCTTCAAGCCGAAGGTCCCCGTCATCGATGCGGCACGCGGCGGAGTCGTCGAGCAGATGCGGTCGCTGCTGGGCGGAAGCACCGCCGTCAACAGGACGGATGACCCCACGGGGGACTTCCCCCACATGACGCCGTTGATGGTCGCGAGCGAGAAAGGCCACACGCAGATTGTCCGCATGCTGTTGAAGGCGAAGGCGGACCTTCACTTGAGAGTGCCCCGGCATCGCTCGGTGTGGCCGCCTCAGGGCTGGTCCGCGCGGTGTTTCGCGCGCTCCGCGCTGAAGCCCGGCCCGGAGAAGCTGTTGGTCCAGGCGGGTGCGAGCGGCGACGAGGCGTGTCTGGTGGAGGCGGACTTCCTGGCGGCCGTGCGGAAGAAAGACGCGAAGCGCGCCTTGTTGCTGGGCGGCCGCGCGAAGGGCCAGATTCAGCAGGAGGTCCTCCGAGCGGCACTGGACCTGGCCCGCGAGCAGCAGAGCCTCGCGATGGTTCGGGCGGTGGACGCGGCGGGGTTCAACCCTCGTCAACCTGTGCACGTGTCGCTGCGTGTGGCGCCTGGCATGGATGTGTCGATGAGGCCCGGCTCGAGCATCATCATCACCATCCCCTCCCTCATTGAGCGGGCCATGGAGGATTATGACGAGAAGGCCGTGCTCGCCCTCGTGAAGGCGGGTCATCCGCCGCCCGGGCTCGTACCGCTGATGAAGACGTGGATGGACTCGGTGGTGCTGCACCTGGTCAAGACCGGCGCCCATCCCGACAGCAGGGAGGAGGGGGGAGACACGCCGCTCATCACGGCGCTGCAGCGCCAGAACCCGGTGCTCGTCGACGCATTGCTCACCGCGGGCGCGGACGTGAATCTCCTGGGGAAGGAGGGCATGACGCCACTGATGGCGGCGCTGCGAGACTACGACTCCGTGGAGGTGTCGCTGGTGGAGCGGTTGTTGGATGCCAAGGCCGACATCAACAAGGCGACCGGGGACAGGACTCCGTTGATGGAGGCGGCGAGCCGGTGTCTGCCGAAGGTGGTCGCCTTGTTGTTGCGGCGAGGGGCTCGCTGGGACGTGCTTCCGGACGGAGGGGCGGGGCTCTACGAGGAGGCCGTCGTCTCCCAGGTGTCCTGCCCCGAGCGGGTCACCGTGCAGGTCATCCAGGCCCTGCGCGAGGGCGGTGTTCCACTTCAGCACCCGGACGAGACACACCTGGATTGGCTGCGCGTGCGCGCCCGGAAGTCCCAGATGCTGGCCTCGCAGCTGTATGCGGCGGGACTGCGCCCCGAGAAGGCCCCGCCCAAGCCGCCACCCGGCGCCTCGCGCTAG
- a CDS encoding transcriptional regulator, with the protein MKLDYAMGVLSSHGVSSPDVSLAQAFIVARGASCAPELLPPLQEQLTRALELARSAWPGVELAGTRFVGHLARLLPSQAPAEDVEKLHVPDVYLARAAADRLPSALTAFEASFLPEVNAAVARLKLPPTGLDEVRQLLRQRMLVGSPDAPARLAAYPGTGPLSGWVRAAALWLALDWQRQRGGQPQADDGDLSLLVAPGDDPELIYLKNTYRAEFSTSFSEALGGLEPRQRNFLRLKYLDALSIDQLGALYGVHRSTAARWVVAAQESLLQETRRLLTERLRLTGSQLDSVLRLISSQLDVNLSRLLRSKAD; encoded by the coding sequence ATGAAGCTGGATTACGCGATGGGGGTGCTATCGTCCCACGGCGTGTCCTCTCCGGACGTTTCCCTGGCTCAGGCTTTCATCGTGGCGCGCGGCGCTTCCTGCGCGCCTGAGTTGTTGCCCCCGCTTCAGGAGCAGCTGACGCGCGCGTTGGAGTTGGCGCGCTCGGCGTGGCCTGGAGTGGAGTTGGCAGGCACTCGCTTCGTCGGACACCTGGCGCGGCTGCTCCCGTCCCAGGCTCCCGCCGAGGACGTGGAAAAACTTCATGTGCCGGACGTGTATCTGGCCCGGGCCGCGGCGGACCGGCTTCCGTCGGCGCTGACCGCGTTCGAGGCGAGCTTCCTCCCCGAGGTGAACGCCGCGGTGGCGAGGCTGAAGCTGCCGCCGACGGGGCTCGACGAGGTCCGCCAGCTCTTGCGGCAGCGGATGTTGGTGGGCAGTCCGGATGCGCCCGCGCGGTTGGCGGCGTACCCGGGCACGGGGCCGCTGAGCGGCTGGGTGAGGGCGGCGGCGTTGTGGCTCGCGCTCGACTGGCAGCGGCAGCGGGGCGGGCAACCGCAGGCGGATGATGGGGACTTGTCGTTGCTGGTGGCGCCTGGGGATGACCCGGAGCTCATCTATCTGAAGAACACGTACCGCGCGGAGTTCAGCACCTCGTTCTCGGAGGCGCTGGGGGGGCTGGAGCCCCGGCAGCGCAACTTCCTGCGATTGAAGTACCTGGATGCGCTGAGCATCGACCAGTTGGGGGCGCTCTATGGGGTGCATCGCTCCACGGCGGCGCGGTGGGTGGTGGCGGCGCAGGAGTCGCTGCTCCAGGAGACGCGCCGGCTGCTCACCGAGCGGCTGCGCCTGACGGGCTCGCAGCTCGACAGCGTGTTGCGGCTCATTTCCAGCCAACTCGATGTGAACTTGAGCCGGTTGTTGCGTTCAAAGGCCGACTGA
- a CDS encoding ankyrin repeat domain-containing protein — MKPFLVRVLSSWVLACLVSSGSASARTRREIIQIIKRGSYSPLFAAAVEGDVAKMKEALANTTAINGPDASVGEVDAMSPLMVAAENGHAPIVRMLLKAKADPLLRVPRHSGMWPPYGWSARCFARLAQKSGVEKLLVEAGASGDAECLDDADFLAAVRRKDEKRALKLGLRSTGRIQQRVLQKALMLAIEQQDIAMIRAVDAAGFNPGKGGGFHVNLPVASGADVSMRPDSRISVSALTPARKAMQERDEATVLALVRAGESPPMLMMLVRWGMDSVVLHQLKAGANPNIGERGGNTPLIEAVLARNRVLVDALLAAGADVNLPGEVEVTPLLAALQGDKPVELSLVERLLEAKADVNKAGRYRTPLMEAASRCLPRAVSLLLQKGARWDVPPGGGPGLYEEAVVSQVSCPEKVAVQVLRVLREGGVPFHPPDAPDLDWLRARARASQMLGPELYAAGLRPEKGPPHPPPDAAR; from the coding sequence ATGAAGCCCTTTCTCGTTCGAGTGCTGTCGTCGTGGGTGTTGGCTTGCCTCGTCTCGAGTGGCTCCGCCTCCGCGCGGACGCGGCGGGAAATCATTCAAATCATCAAGAGAGGGAGTTACTCCCCCCTCTTCGCGGCGGCGGTCGAAGGAGACGTCGCGAAGATGAAGGAGGCGCTCGCGAACACGACCGCGATCAACGGGCCGGATGCGAGCGTGGGCGAAGTGGACGCCATGTCTCCGCTGATGGTGGCGGCCGAGAACGGTCATGCCCCCATCGTCCGCATGTTGCTGAAGGCGAAGGCGGACCCGCTCCTGCGAGTGCCCCGGCATTCAGGAATGTGGCCACCCTATGGCTGGTCCGCGAGGTGCTTCGCCCGGCTCGCGCAGAAGTCCGGCGTGGAAAAGCTGCTGGTGGAGGCCGGCGCGAGCGGCGACGCGGAGTGTCTGGACGATGCGGACTTCCTGGCGGCCGTGCGGAGGAAGGACGAGAAGCGTGCCTTGAAGTTGGGGCTGCGCTCGACGGGCAGGATTCAGCAGCGGGTCCTCCAGAAGGCCCTGATGCTGGCCATCGAGCAGCAGGACATCGCGATGATTCGAGCCGTGGACGCGGCGGGCTTCAACCCGGGCAAGGGCGGGGGCTTCCACGTCAACCTGCCGGTGGCCTCCGGAGCGGACGTGTCGATGCGGCCCGACTCGCGCATCTCCGTCTCCGCGCTCACTCCCGCGAGGAAGGCCATGCAGGAGCGCGATGAGGCGACCGTGCTCGCCCTCGTGAGGGCGGGGGAGTCACCGCCCATGCTCATGATGCTGGTGCGATGGGGCATGGACTCGGTGGTGCTGCATCAGCTCAAGGCGGGCGCCAACCCCAACATCGGAGAGCGGGGTGGCAACACGCCGCTCATCGAGGCGGTGCTGGCCCGGAACCGGGTGCTCGTGGATGCCCTGCTCGCCGCGGGCGCGGACGTGAATCTCCCGGGGGAGGTGGAAGTGACGCCCCTGCTCGCGGCGCTGCAGGGGGACAAGCCCGTGGAGCTGTCGCTGGTGGAGCGGTTGCTGGAGGCCAAGGCGGACGTCAACAAGGCGGGTCGCTACAGGACGCCGTTGATGGAAGCGGCGAGCCGATGTCTGCCGAGGGCGGTCTCCTTGCTGTTGCAGAAGGGGGCGCGCTGGGACGTGCCTCCAGGCGGCGGGCCGGGGCTCTACGAGGAGGCCGTCGTCTCCCAGGTGTCCTGCCCCGAGAAGGTCGCCGTGCAGGTCCTCCGCGTCCTTCGAGAGGGCGGCGTTCCGTTCCACCCCCCGGATGCGCCGGACCTGGACTGGCTGCGCGCGCGTGCACGAGCGTCCCAGATGCTGGGCCCGGAGCTGTACGCGGCGGGACTGCGTCCGGAGAAGGGGCCGCCCCATCCTCCGCCCGATGCCGCGCGCTAG
- a CDS encoding strictosidine synthase family protein, producing MKKRWWVAGAVLAVVAGFVVKTLKDAGQFKQLAPHASGACKPVAGMPGAEDVTFHPSLGFAYVSSDDRRATAAGRPVPGGIFRYEPGSNTPPVLLTRGFSQDFHPHGISLFVAPDGAQTLFVVNHPDGATNQVERFEVGADGMLVHKATLKDPLLISPNDILAVDAERFYVTNDHGRPPGAMRTLEDYLQLGLGSVVYFDGQRFQKVIEGTRYANGINVSRDGKTVYLTQTVGKLLHSYARDPATGALTLSHAMVLDTAPDNIELDAQGDLWIAAHPKLFDFVSHATDPKGLARAPAQVLRFSGTGADMKVTEVYLDDGKQTAATATAAVFGKRMLLGPVFDADILDCELP from the coding sequence ATGAAGAAGCGCTGGTGGGTCGCGGGAGCAGTGCTCGCGGTGGTGGCGGGGTTCGTCGTCAAGACGCTGAAGGACGCGGGACAGTTCAAGCAGCTCGCGCCCCACGCGTCCGGTGCCTGCAAGCCCGTGGCGGGGATGCCGGGCGCGGAGGACGTCACCTTCCATCCGAGCCTGGGCTTCGCCTACGTCTCCTCCGATGACCGCAGGGCCACCGCGGCGGGTCGGCCCGTGCCGGGCGGCATCTTCCGCTACGAGCCCGGAAGCAACACTCCGCCCGTACTGCTCACGCGAGGCTTCTCCCAGGACTTCCATCCGCACGGCATCAGCCTCTTCGTCGCGCCGGACGGCGCGCAGACGCTGTTCGTGGTGAACCACCCCGACGGCGCGACGAACCAGGTGGAGCGCTTCGAGGTGGGCGCGGATGGAATGCTCGTCCACAAGGCCACGCTGAAGGACCCACTGCTCATCTCGCCCAATGACATCCTCGCGGTGGACGCCGAGCGCTTCTACGTCACGAACGACCACGGCCGGCCGCCCGGGGCGATGCGCACGCTGGAGGACTACCTCCAGCTCGGCCTGGGCAGCGTCGTCTACTTCGACGGCCAGCGCTTCCAGAAGGTCATCGAGGGAACGCGCTACGCCAACGGCATCAACGTCTCCCGGGATGGGAAGACGGTGTACCTGACACAGACGGTGGGCAAGCTGCTGCACAGCTACGCACGAGACCCGGCGACGGGAGCGCTGACGCTGAGCCACGCGATGGTGTTGGACACCGCGCCGGACAACATCGAGCTGGACGCCCAGGGCGACCTCTGGATTGCCGCGCATCCCAAGCTGTTCGACTTCGTGTCGCACGCGACGGACCCGAAGGGCCTCGCCCGAGCCCCCGCGCAGGTGCTGCGCTTCTCCGGCACGGGCGCGGACATGAAGGTCACGGAGGTCTATCTCGACGACGGAAAGCAGACCGCCGCCACGGCCACCGCGGCCGTCTTCGGCAAGCGGATGCTGCTGGGCCCCGTGTTCGACGCGGACATCCTCGACTGCGAGCTTCCCTAG
- a CDS encoding ankyrin repeat domain-containing protein, with amino-acid sequence MRPSRVRVLVSLVLVCLFWSGSTAALSKRRIIHHSERESDVIEAALDNDTSELRQLLSRVHAVNGPGDGNQSTHLMTPLMVAAERGHVAFVRILLEAKADPRLRVPRHSESWPPYGWSARCFARAARKPGTEELLAQAGTSGDAKCLMEADFLVAVRKQDVQHVLSLGRRAKGQLQQRVLQAALDQAHQDKSLAMVRAVDAAGFNPGRSVHLELPVASGVDVSMRPGSSITITALTPMQKALRERDEKTVLARVKAGGSPPSLGGLVRGRMTSVVRHQLAAGANPNLADAGGNTPLIEAVLDRNSELVDVLLAAGADVNLPGEEEVTPLIAALQGDKPVELSLVERLLAAQADINKANRTRTPLMEAVSRCLPKAVTLLLRKGARWDVPPDGGAGLYEEAVVPRLPCPEKLTVQVVRVLREGGVPLQHPDASHLDWLRVRARESPMLGPELSLAGLRPEKAEPPSPPGAAR; translated from the coding sequence ATGAGGCCTTCTCGTGTTCGAGTGCTGGTGTCGTTGGTCCTGGTCTGCCTCTTCTGGAGTGGCTCCACCGCCGCGCTGTCCAAGCGACGCATCATCCATCACAGCGAACGCGAATCGGACGTCATCGAGGCGGCGCTGGACAACGATACCTCCGAGTTGCGGCAATTGCTCAGCCGGGTGCATGCGGTCAACGGGCCAGGGGATGGCAACCAGAGTACCCACCTCATGACGCCGTTGATGGTGGCGGCCGAGCGAGGTCATGTCGCCTTCGTCCGTATCTTGCTGGAGGCGAAGGCCGACCCGCGACTGCGAGTACCCCGTCATTCCGAGTCGTGGCCGCCCTACGGTTGGTCCGCGCGGTGCTTCGCTCGCGCCGCGCGGAAGCCCGGGACGGAGGAGCTGTTGGCGCAGGCGGGCACGAGCGGCGACGCGAAGTGTCTGATGGAGGCGGACTTCCTGGTGGCGGTGCGGAAGCAAGATGTACAGCACGTCTTGTCGTTGGGCCGTCGAGCGAAGGGCCAGCTTCAGCAAAGGGTCCTTCAAGCGGCGCTGGACCAGGCCCATCAGGACAAGAGTCTCGCGATGGTTCGGGCCGTGGACGCCGCGGGGTTCAACCCCGGTCGGAGTGTCCACCTGGAGCTTCCGGTGGCCTCCGGCGTGGATGTGTCGATGAGGCCCGGTTCGTCCATCACCATCACCGCGCTCACGCCGATGCAGAAGGCCCTGCGGGAGCGCGACGAGAAGACGGTGCTCGCCCGGGTGAAGGCGGGCGGGTCGCCGCCCTCGCTCGGGGGGCTGGTGCGAGGGAGAATGACCTCGGTGGTTCGACACCAGCTCGCGGCGGGCGCAAACCCCAACCTCGCGGACGCAGGGGGCAACACGCCGCTCATCGAGGCGGTGTTGGACCGGAACTCCGAGCTCGTGGACGTCCTCCTCGCCGCGGGCGCGGATGTGAATCTCCCTGGCGAGGAGGAAGTGACGCCCCTGATTGCCGCGCTCCAGGGAGACAAGCCCGTGGAGCTGTCGCTCGTGGAGCGCCTGCTGGCAGCGCAGGCGGACATCAACAAGGCGAACCGCACCCGGACGCCGTTGATGGAGGCGGTGAGCCGGTGCCTCCCGAAGGCCGTCACCCTGTTGCTGCGGAAGGGCGCGCGCTGGGATGTTCCGCCAGATGGCGGGGCAGGGCTCTACGAGGAGGCCGTGGTCCCTCGGCTGCCTTGTCCCGAGAAGCTCACCGTGCAGGTCGTCCGGGTCCTTCGGGAGGGAGGCGTGCCGCTTCAGCATCCAGATGCGTCCCACCTGGATTGGCTGCGCGTGCGCGCGCGGGAGTCCCCGATGCTGGGCCCGGAGCTGAGCCTGGCGGGGCTGCGTCCGGAGAAGGCGGAGCCCCCATCTCCGCCCGGCGCCGCGCGCTAG
- a CDS encoding AHH domain-containing protein has protein sequence MVLRWAAVLLLLAVSTGCATSRVVRLETGRESLVVTPREEPGAELEAAELDDDEFEDAVAELARDVRPFRNPMQRARELFGVPARSGVYRYEGQPSRLVPQRGDTEGLHLLESYADDELTRAYGQWCARKDQTGDCLRLLVEGPLLASDGKYTWAFAIAMDSVWDETAEALEDMADPGAVLATITSAATMYLLLWALPEPFSKGVAATLTAMAIAYLGVDTVWRLLDGWLTLVREVERATTSAQLSAAGEAYGEVLGENAARVFVMLATAAVGTTAGLAAKASRLPGSAQAALAVESQAGFQFSAVGSVRSVAVAADGFTLTLAPNALAMASQGMGKGHRHHIATNKNDVSSARGGPWTPRFRDLFKRAGMDLKDPENIVNVVGHKGPHPQRYHEFVLRRLQLALATCRKVADCRMALTSELRLLGKEAQTSGSTLHRLLTQGK, from the coding sequence ATGGTGCTTCGCTGGGCGGCGGTGCTGCTCTTGCTTGCGGTGTCCACCGGCTGCGCGACGAGTCGAGTCGTGCGGTTGGAGACCGGACGCGAGTCCCTTGTCGTCACGCCTCGGGAAGAACCAGGCGCGGAGCTGGAGGCGGCCGAGCTCGACGACGATGAGTTCGAGGATGCCGTCGCGGAGCTGGCCCGGGACGTGCGGCCGTTTCGCAATCCCATGCAGCGGGCGCGAGAGCTCTTCGGAGTGCCTGCTCGCAGTGGGGTGTACCGGTATGAGGGCCAGCCCTCTCGGCTCGTCCCGCAGCGCGGGGACACGGAGGGACTGCATCTCCTTGAGTCCTACGCGGACGATGAGCTGACCCGTGCCTATGGCCAGTGGTGCGCACGCAAGGACCAGACAGGGGACTGCTTGCGCCTGCTGGTGGAGGGACCGCTGCTGGCCAGCGATGGCAAGTACACGTGGGCGTTCGCCATCGCGATGGACTCCGTGTGGGACGAGACGGCGGAAGCCCTGGAGGACATGGCGGACCCTGGCGCGGTCCTGGCGACCATCACCTCGGCCGCGACGATGTATCTGCTGCTGTGGGCACTGCCCGAGCCCTTCTCGAAAGGAGTGGCCGCGACGCTGACGGCCATGGCCATCGCCTACCTGGGCGTGGACACGGTGTGGCGCCTGTTGGACGGGTGGCTGACCCTGGTGCGCGAGGTGGAGCGGGCCACGACGTCCGCACAGCTCAGCGCGGCGGGCGAGGCGTATGGCGAGGTGCTCGGAGAGAACGCGGCGCGCGTCTTCGTGATGTTGGCCACGGCCGCCGTCGGCACCACGGCGGGGTTGGCCGCGAAGGCATCCCGGCTACCGGGCTCCGCGCAGGCGGCGCTGGCCGTGGAGTCGCAAGCGGGGTTCCAGTTCTCGGCGGTGGGAAGCGTGCGGTCCGTCGCGGTAGCGGCGGATGGCTTCACCCTCACGCTCGCGCCCAACGCCCTGGCGATGGCGAGCCAGGGCATGGGCAAGGGGCACCGCCACCATATCGCCACGAACAAGAACGACGTCTCTTCGGCGCGAGGAGGGCCGTGGACACCCAGGTTCAGGGACCTGTTCAAAAGGGCCGGGATGGACCTCAAGGACCCAGAGAACATCGTCAACGTCGTGGGCCACAAGGGACCGCATCCACAGCGGTATCACGAGTTCGTACTTCGACGACTGCAGCTCGCACTGGCGACATGCCGGAAGGTGGCGGATTGCCGGATGGCCCTCACGAGTGAGCTACGCCTTCTCGGCAAAGAAGCTCAGACATCCGGTTCGACGCTCCATCGGCTTTTGACTCAGGGCAAGTAG
- a CDS encoding sporulation protein yields MGLFNSMFGGGTGLEISLDSDTVEAGAELTGTLTIRGGKKAARITKVVVKVLGSRVGGAGDFEHRILFDDAIALDLALPASESVEVPLSLSLPDDADPTHDYQLTATADIPGVADPSAKVSFTVTGPEEVEHDSTTTYTVDEVLGQWPALSGHEVEAFRDAAVELYEAKENFDVSAGAEVLAGRFHDDDLKIRQTATWWYARILGPTTDASAVAPLLPLTSVDDVDFLQGLVSAAGALGPAGEALLAELVRHPLPEVRRSVGFELTTVGGPRQRELADVLLRDTDVDVATSGLKALGGKLLREPKVLAHLVSVATRSDTLQMRVHALYALQDAHEYDVHEAAFPAFEANVKSEDSWARTTVAETLPEWPESPRLMHLLEQLAADEDSHVRCKLANAFHASCPDHLRPLWERMATQDPDEEVRMYARQALED; encoded by the coding sequence ATGGGACTCTTCAATTCGATGTTCGGGGGCGGTACCGGGCTGGAAATCTCGCTCGACAGCGACACCGTGGAGGCAGGCGCGGAGCTGACGGGCACCCTCACCATCCGGGGCGGGAAGAAGGCGGCGAGAATCACGAAGGTCGTGGTGAAGGTCCTGGGCTCCCGCGTCGGCGGCGCAGGGGACTTCGAGCACCGCATCCTCTTCGACGACGCCATCGCCCTGGACCTGGCGTTGCCCGCGAGCGAGTCCGTCGAGGTGCCGCTGAGCCTCTCCCTCCCCGATGACGCCGACCCGACGCACGACTACCAGCTCACCGCGACGGCGGACATCCCGGGCGTCGCGGACCCGTCCGCGAAGGTGTCCTTCACCGTCACCGGGCCGGAGGAAGTGGAGCACGACAGCACGACCACCTACACCGTCGACGAGGTGCTGGGTCAGTGGCCCGCGCTCTCGGGCCACGAGGTGGAGGCGTTCCGCGACGCCGCGGTGGAGCTGTACGAAGCCAAGGAGAACTTCGACGTGTCCGCGGGCGCCGAGGTCCTCGCGGGCCGCTTCCATGACGACGACCTGAAAATCCGGCAGACAGCCACGTGGTGGTACGCGCGGATTCTCGGCCCCACCACCGATGCGTCCGCCGTCGCGCCGCTCCTTCCGCTCACCTCGGTGGACGACGTCGACTTCCTCCAGGGACTCGTCTCCGCGGCGGGCGCGCTGGGGCCCGCGGGGGAAGCCCTGCTCGCCGAGCTCGTGCGCCATCCCCTCCCCGAGGTCCGCCGCTCGGTGGGCTTCGAGCTGACCACCGTGGGAGGCCCTCGCCAGCGCGAGCTGGCCGACGTGCTCCTCCGCGACACCGACGTCGACGTGGCGACCTCGGGACTCAAGGCCCTGGGCGGCAAGCTCCTGCGCGAGCCCAAGGTCCTCGCGCACCTCGTCTCCGTGGCCACCCGCTCGGACACCCTCCAGATGCGCGTCCACGCCCTCTACGCGCTCCAGGATGCTCACGAGTACGACGTCCACGAGGCCGCGTTCCCCGCGTTCGAAGCCAACGTCAAGAGCGAAGACAGCTGGGCGCGCACCACCGTCGCGGAGACCCTCCCCGAGTGGCCCGAGAGCCCTCGGCTCATGCACCTGCTCGAGCAGCTCGCCGCCGATGAGGACTCGCATGTCCGCTGCAAGCTCGCGAACGCCTTCCACGCGAGCTGCCCCGACCACCTGCGCCCCCTCTGGGAGCGCATGGCGACGCAGGACCCGGACGAGGAGGTGCGGATGTACGCCCGTCAGGCGCTCGAGGACTGA
- a CDS encoding metallophosphoesterase, which produces MRTLFIGDVHGCAAELDALLEACGWRPGDRVVLVGDLVAKGPDSAGVVRRARELGMLAVRGNHDAHVLRWHHGQAPEGKKLSKEHRQVLETLTPEDWAYLEAQPLFRRFPELNVLAVHGGVVPGIPLAAQRPEELLNLRSIAPDGTPSKRVDGGVPWASCWQGPEFIIFGHDAVRGVQLHPHAMGLDSGCVYGGDLTALVMPERRLVSVRAKRCYVNVNAPQ; this is translated from the coding sequence ATGCGAACGCTCTTCATCGGAGATGTCCACGGGTGCGCGGCGGAGCTGGACGCGTTGTTGGAGGCGTGTGGCTGGCGGCCGGGCGACCGCGTGGTGCTGGTGGGGGACCTGGTGGCGAAGGGGCCGGACTCGGCGGGTGTGGTGCGCCGGGCGCGTGAGCTGGGGATGTTGGCGGTGAGGGGCAATCACGATGCGCACGTGCTGCGCTGGCATCACGGTCAGGCGCCCGAGGGGAAGAAGCTGAGCAAGGAGCACCGCCAGGTCCTGGAGACGCTGACGCCCGAGGACTGGGCGTACCTGGAGGCGCAGCCGTTGTTCCGCCGCTTCCCGGAGCTGAACGTGCTCGCGGTGCACGGGGGCGTGGTGCCGGGGATTCCGCTGGCGGCTCAGCGGCCGGAGGAGCTGCTCAACCTGCGCAGCATCGCGCCGGATGGGACACCGTCGAAGCGAGTGGATGGCGGTGTGCCGTGGGCGAGCTGCTGGCAGGGGCCGGAGTTCATCATCTTCGGGCACGACGCCGTGCGTGGGGTGCAACTGCATCCGCATGCGATGGGATTGGATTCGGGGTGTGTGTATGGAGGGGACCTCACCGCGCTCGTGATGCCGGAGCGGCGACTGGTCTCTGTGAGAGCGAAGCGGTGCTATGTGAATGTGAATGCCCCGCAGTGA